A section of the Streptomyces sp. SCL15-4 genome encodes:
- a CDS encoding DUF6643 family protein, whose protein sequence is MTSPRSTYGGGYYSASFKETPIYDSLVAERGTPQIAPIRVPAAYDTGNSLPALPSALPALPAAPSAQPPVYGYPQTQQPAPLQQAPTAYIPQQASAPRGYPGPQAPQQQRPMAQGGNGYEAMRPAAPRPAQAPYQDPYNNQQYRGY, encoded by the coding sequence ATGACCTCCCCCCGCTCCACTTATGGTGGCGGCTACTACTCCGCCTCCTTCAAGGAGACCCCGATCTACGACTCGCTCGTCGCCGAGCGTGGCACTCCGCAGATCGCCCCGATCAGGGTCCCCGCCGCCTACGACACGGGCAACAGCCTGCCCGCACTGCCCTCGGCCCTGCCCGCCCTCCCGGCGGCCCCGTCCGCGCAGCCCCCGGTCTACGGCTATCCGCAGACGCAGCAGCCCGCACCGCTGCAGCAGGCGCCCACGGCGTACATCCCGCAGCAGGCGAGCGCCCCGCGCGGCTATCCAGGCCCGCAGGCCCCGCAGCAGCAGCGGCCGATGGCGCAGGGCGGCAACGGGTACGAGGCCATGCGCCCGGCCGCGCCGCGCCCCGCGCAGGCGCCCTACCAGGATCCGTACAACAACCAGCAGTACCGCGGCTACTGA